The following coding sequences lie in one Flavobacterium sp. 20NA77.7 genomic window:
- the trmD gene encoding tRNA (guanosine(37)-N1)-methyltransferase TrmD has product MRIDIITVLPELMRSPFEGSIMKRAIQKELVEVHFHNLRDYSTNKHKNVDDYQFGGGAGMVMSVEPIDLCISKLKNERKYDEIIYMTPDGETLHQKMANSLSLLGNIIILCGHYKGVDQRVRDLHITKEISIGDYVLSGGEIGAIVFCDAIIRLIPGVLSDETSALTDSFQDNLLSHPIYTRPANYKGLSVPDILLSGNFPEIEKWREQKAYEHTKTRRPDLLEE; this is encoded by the coding sequence ATGCGAATAGATATTATTACCGTTTTACCAGAATTAATGCGAAGCCCTTTTGAAGGTTCTATCATGAAACGTGCCATTCAAAAAGAGTTGGTAGAAGTTCATTTCCACAACCTTCGTGACTATAGTACGAATAAACACAAAAATGTAGACGATTACCAATTTGGCGGTGGTGCAGGTATGGTTATGAGTGTTGAACCAATTGATTTATGTATTTCTAAACTTAAAAATGAAAGAAAGTATGACGAAATCATTTACATGACACCAGACGGAGAAACGCTTCATCAAAAAATGGCAAACAGTTTGTCCCTATTAGGAAACATTATCATTTTATGTGGGCATTATAAAGGTGTTGATCAACGTGTACGTGATTTACACATTACAAAAGAAATATCTATAGGTGATTATGTATTGAGCGGGGGTGAAATTGGAGCTATCGTATTTTGCGATGCCATTATTCGTTTGATTCCAGGTGTACTTAGTGATGAAACTTCAGCATTAACAGATAGTTTTCAGGATAATTTGTTATCACATCCTATATATACTAGACCAGCAAATTATAAAGGGCTTAGTGTCCCTGATATTTTATTAAGTGGTAATTTTCCTGAAATTGAAAAATGGCGCGAACAAAAAGCGTACGAACATACTAAAACAAGACGACCCGATTTATTAGAAGAATAA
- a CDS encoding SDR family oxidoreductase yields the protein MSKVVLITGGSSGIGRMVGVFLHEKGYKVYGTSRMPDAVLDSPFPLVALDVRNVNSIQTCVANVIAEAGTIDVLINNAGVGITGPLEEIPIEAIKDNFETNLFGPIEMIKAVLPFMREQQSGLIINVTSIAGYMGLPFRSVYSSSKGALEVLTEAIRMEVKPFGIDITNVAPGDFATDIASRRFHAPVVKGSPYETVYAAQLDKLNAHVSIGSDPIEMAVAIYQIIKTKNPKIHYKVGAFMQKFSIVLKRILPDTVYEKMLMNHYGLK from the coding sequence ATGTCTAAAGTTGTTTTAATTACAGGAGGTTCATCCGGGATAGGTAGAATGGTTGGTGTGTTTTTACATGAAAAAGGGTATAAGGTTTATGGGACAAGTAGAATGCCTGATGCGGTTCTTGATTCACCGTTTCCTTTAGTGGCTTTAGATGTACGTAATGTAAATTCTATACAAACTTGTGTGGCAAATGTAATTGCTGAAGCAGGTACTATTGATGTGTTAATCAATAATGCTGGGGTTGGTATTACTGGTCCGTTAGAAGAAATTCCGATAGAAGCTATAAAAGATAATTTTGAAACCAATTTATTTGGTCCTATTGAAATGATAAAAGCTGTGTTGCCTTTTATGCGTGAGCAACAAAGCGGTTTAATTATTAACGTTACTTCAATTGCAGGTTATATGGGATTGCCATTTAGAAGTGTATATTCTTCTTCTAAAGGAGCCTTGGAAGTCCTTACTGAAGCTATTCGAATGGAAGTAAAACCATTTGGAATTGATATAACTAATGTGGCTCCAGGTGATTTTGCCACCGATATTGCTTCCAGACGATTTCATGCGCCAGTTGTAAAAGGTTCGCCCTATGAAACAGTCTATGCAGCACAATTAGATAAGTTGAATGCACATGTTTCTATTGGCAGTGATCCAATAGAAATGGCTGTAGCTATTTATCAAATAATCAAAACAAAAAATCCAAAAATTCATTATAAAGTAGGCGCATTTATGCAAAAATTTTCAATTGTTTTAAAACGTATTTTGCCTGATACCGTTTATGAAAAAATGTTGATGAATCATTATGGCTTGAAGTAG
- a CDS encoding ABC-F family ATP-binding cassette domain-containing protein, with protein MLTISNLSVQFGKRILFDEVNTTFTQGNCYGIIGANGAGKSTFMKIIAGEMDPTSGRVILEPGKRMSVLNQNHNMFDEHTVLETVLIGNKVLHAIKQEMDALYLDYTDENAERIGELQLQFDEMNGWNAESDAATLLSNLEIGPEFHYTLMGEMDGKLKVRVLLAQALFGNPDVLIMDEPTNDLDFETIGWLENFLANYENTVLVVSHDRHFLDAVCTHISDIDFGKITHYSGNYTFWYESSQLAARQRAQQNKKAEEKKAELEEFIRRFSANVAKSKQATSRKKMIEKLNLEEIKPSSRRYPAIIFDQDREAGDQILNVQNLSASIDGEVLFTKVDLNMAKGDKVVVFSKDSRATTAFYEILNDKIKADSGTVEWGITTTQSYLPVENHEFFTSDLNLVDWLRQWAKTEEERDEVYVRGFLGKMIFSGEEALKKCNVLSGGEKVRCMLSRMMMIRANVLMLDEPTNHLDLESITAFNNSLKNFKGSVLFTTHDHEFAQTVGNRIVELTPKGVIDRYMTFDEYLEDEKIKELRAQMYA; from the coding sequence ATGCTTACAATTTCAAATTTATCCGTTCAATTTGGTAAAAGAATTTTATTTGATGAGGTGAATACCACATTCACTCAAGGAAATTGCTATGGAATTATTGGTGCTAACGGTGCTGGTAAATCTACTTTTATGAAAATTATAGCTGGAGAAATGGATCCTACGTCAGGTAGAGTTATTTTAGAACCTGGGAAACGTATGTCAGTTTTAAACCAAAACCACAATATGTTTGATGAGCATACGGTTTTAGAGACTGTTTTGATAGGAAACAAAGTATTGCATGCTATTAAACAAGAAATGGACGCGTTATATCTTGATTATACAGATGAAAATGCAGAACGTATAGGTGAATTGCAATTGCAGTTTGATGAAATGAACGGCTGGAATGCAGAAAGTGATGCCGCTACGTTGTTGTCAAATTTAGAAATAGGTCCCGAATTTCATTATACCTTAATGGGTGAAATGGATGGAAAATTAAAAGTACGTGTATTATTAGCGCAGGCATTATTTGGTAATCCAGATGTATTGATTATGGATGAGCCAACAAATGACTTGGATTTTGAAACGATTGGTTGGTTAGAAAATTTCCTTGCAAACTATGAAAATACCGTTTTAGTTGTATCGCATGACCGTCACTTTTTAGACGCAGTTTGTACTCATATTTCTGATATTGATTTTGGAAAAATAACGCATTACTCAGGAAATTATACGTTTTGGTATGAATCTTCACAATTAGCTGCCCGTCAACGTGCTCAACAGAACAAAAAAGCGGAAGAAAAGAAAGCTGAATTAGAAGAGTTTATTCGTCGTTTTAGCGCCAACGTAGCCAAATCTAAACAAGCTACTTCACGTAAAAAAATGATTGAAAAATTAAACTTAGAAGAAATTAAGCCTTCAAGTAGAAGATATCCCGCTATTATTTTTGACCAAGATAGAGAAGCAGGTGACCAAATATTAAATGTACAAAACTTAAGTGCATCAATTGATGGAGAAGTTTTATTCACAAAAGTTGATTTAAATATGGCAAAAGGCGATAAAGTTGTTGTTTTTTCAAAAGATTCTAGAGCAACAACTGCTTTTTATGAAATTTTAAATGATAAAATTAAAGCTGACTCAGGTACAGTAGAGTGGGGTATTACTACTACGCAGTCTTACTTACCTGTTGAAAATCATGAATTTTTTACAAGCGATTTAAATTTAGTAGATTGGTTACGCCAATGGGCTAAAACAGAAGAAGAACGTGATGAAGTATATGTGCGTGGCTTTTTAGGAAAAATGATTTTTTCGGGAGAGGAAGCGTTGAAAAAATGTAATGTATTGTCGGGTGGAGAAAAAGTGCGTTGTATGTTATCTCGTATGATGATGATAAGAGCGAATGTGTTGATGCTTGATGAGCCAACAAATCACTTGGACTTAGAGTCTATTACTGCATTTAATAACTCCTTGAAGAATTTTAAAGGATCAGTATTATTTACCACACATGACCACGAGTTTGCTCAAACGGTTGGAAATAGAATCGTTGAATTAACTCCAAAGGGTGTAATTGATAGATACATGACTTTTGATGAATATTTAGAAGATGAAAAAATTAAAGAATTAAGAGCGCAAATGTATGCTTAA
- a CDS encoding TlpA family protein disulfide reductase, with product MQKKYSYFIYFLVSILGVTLFSCKDQFNQEDYTAYFGGEIENPKNNYLIFMKGDQVIDTFHLDKNNRFFHKFDSLTPGLYSFKNEPEYQYVYFEKNDSLLIQLNANDFDNSLVFCGRGDEKNNFLMELYLQNEADRNALFEAYEKNVTYFEKSCKNSYNKAKSLYLKRKAFIKWGAEFDKLALASVELNNAYKKEVYPIAHEFRTGNTIKNKLPADYYNYRKAIDLNESALVNYSPFVNYVTALLNNMVLTQSKTMDDEMSLKNNILKLEIADKLIKNNHVKNLVVNNIANMYLLSDQCTENNTKFFNLYAKIATDEKLKKQIMATAKKIHKLHEHAKLPELTLTDTKGNKVLLPSAIKQKTVLFFWTKESESHAVFAHKKIAELKAKYPTYQFVAINVDENTNDWQTELNKHTFEPAFELHTSNFEELKEKWIINKIHRTMIINANGTIKNAFVSLFDVNFEDQLKD from the coding sequence ATGCAAAAAAAATACTCTTATTTTATATATTTTTTAGTGTCAATATTGGGTGTAACCCTATTCTCTTGTAAAGATCAATTTAACCAAGAAGATTACACTGCGTATTTTGGCGGCGAAATAGAAAATCCAAAAAACAACTATTTGATTTTCATGAAAGGAGATCAAGTTATTGACACTTTTCATTTAGATAAAAACAACCGCTTTTTTCACAAATTTGATTCATTAACTCCAGGACTTTATAGCTTCAAAAATGAACCCGAATACCAGTATGTTTATTTTGAAAAAAACGATAGCTTACTTATTCAATTAAACGCAAATGACTTTGACAATTCACTCGTTTTTTGTGGACGGGGTGATGAAAAAAACAATTTTTTAATGGAATTATACCTTCAAAATGAAGCAGATAGAAATGCCCTGTTTGAAGCCTATGAAAAAAATGTAACATATTTTGAGAAAAGTTGCAAAAACAGTTACAATAAAGCAAAATCATTATACTTAAAACGAAAAGCATTTATAAAATGGGGTGCCGAATTTGATAAATTAGCATTGGCTAGTGTAGAATTAAATAACGCATATAAAAAAGAAGTCTATCCTATTGCCCATGAATTTAGAACGGGTAACACCATAAAAAACAAGCTACCTGCTGATTACTACAATTACCGAAAAGCAATAGATTTGAACGAATCAGCATTAGTTAACTATTCGCCCTTTGTAAATTATGTAACCGCTTTACTAAACAATATGGTGTTAACACAATCTAAAACAATGGACGATGAAATGTCTTTGAAAAATAATATCCTTAAGTTAGAAATCGCAGATAAATTAATAAAAAACAACCATGTTAAAAATTTAGTCGTTAACAATATTGCGAATATGTATTTGTTGTCTGACCAATGCACAGAAAACAATACTAAATTTTTTAATTTATATGCTAAAATAGCCACCGATGAAAAATTGAAAAAACAAATCATGGCTACCGCAAAAAAAATTCATAAATTACACGAACATGCCAAATTACCAGAGCTAACACTTACAGATACAAAAGGTAATAAAGTACTTTTACCATCAGCTATAAAGCAAAAAACCGTATTGTTTTTTTGGACAAAAGAATCTGAATCACATGCCGTTTTTGCACACAAGAAAATAGCCGAATTAAAGGCTAAATATCCAACCTATCAATTTGTAGCTATCAATGTAGATGAAAACACAAACGATTGGCAAACCGAATTAAACAAGCATACTTTTGAACCTGCATTTGAATTACACACTTCAAATTTTGAAGAACTTAAAGAAAAATGGATCATTAATAAAATCCATAGAACGATGATTATTAATGCAAACGGCACTATTAAAAATGCATTTGTAAGTTTGTTTGATGTTAATTTTGAAGACCAACTAAAAGATTAA
- the fsa gene encoding fructose-6-phosphate aldolase, translating to MKFFIDTANLAEIKEAQALGVLDGVTTNPSLMAKEGITGKNNILKHYVDICNIVEGDVSAEVIATDYEGMIKEGEELAELHEQIVVKIPMTKDGIRACKYFSDNDIKTNVTLVFSAGQALLAAKAGATYVSPFLGRLDDISTDGLNLIDEIRLIYDNYAFDTQILAASVRHTMHVVNCAKIGADVMTGPLSSILGLLKHPLTDSGLAQFLADYAKGNK from the coding sequence ATGAAATTTTTTATTGACACAGCAAATTTAGCTGAAATTAAAGAAGCACAAGCTTTAGGTGTATTAGATGGTGTAACTACTAATCCGTCATTAATGGCTAAAGAAGGTATTACAGGTAAAAATAATATCTTGAAACATTATGTAGACATTTGTAATATAGTAGAAGGCGACGTAAGTGCTGAGGTAATTGCTACTGATTATGAAGGTATGATTAAAGAAGGGGAAGAGTTAGCAGAATTACATGAACAAATTGTAGTTAAAATTCCTATGACAAAAGACGGCATCAGAGCATGTAAATATTTTTCTGATAACGACATAAAAACAAATGTAACTTTAGTTTTCTCAGCAGGACAAGCTTTATTAGCGGCCAAAGCTGGTGCTACCTATGTATCGCCGTTTTTAGGTAGATTAGATGATATTTCAACTGACGGATTGAATTTGATTGATGAAATTCGATTGATTTATGATAATTATGCATTTGATACGCAAATATTAGCTGCTTCTGTGCGTCATACGATGCATGTAGTTAATTGTGCAAAAATAGGAGCAGATGTTATGACAGGACCTTTGTCGTCAATCTTGGGGTTATTAAAACATCCCTTAACCGATAGTGGATTGGCTCAGTTTTTAGCCGATTATGCTAAAGGCAATAAGTAA
- a CDS encoding DUF3667 domain-containing protein: protein MGKSNLRDSKVCENCGASVAVRFCSTCGQENKPTKQSFHYLFTHFLEDLTHYDNGFWKSLKFLLYKPFELTHTYLKGKRKMFVPPVKLFIFINFLTFLIFGLLPSDSPEKVRIGVIDTDNEKKIENANTSKLEGVSELIVEYNPELLKKYTIHEIGEKFIENVKHYFPKVLFLYLPFFAFVLWLFHNKKKWWYFEHGVYTLHFFSSILLLLSINAIVTFVFDELNLSILSGLFAFLTFLYIVYVFFHSHHLMYLQSRWVSHSKAVVILFINFFIMIFLMLSLFWFSFIML from the coding sequence ATGGGGAAAAGTAATTTGAGAGATTCAAAAGTTTGTGAAAATTGTGGGGCTTCTGTAGCTGTTCGTTTTTGTTCTACTTGTGGGCAAGAGAATAAACCAACGAAACAATCATTTCATTATTTGTTTACACATTTTTTAGAAGATTTAACGCATTATGATAATGGCTTTTGGAAGTCTCTTAAATTTCTTTTATACAAACCTTTTGAACTGACTCATACTTATTTAAAAGGGAAAAGAAAAATGTTTGTACCTCCCGTTAAATTATTCATTTTTATCAATTTTTTGACCTTTCTTATTTTTGGTCTGTTGCCAAGTGACTCTCCAGAAAAAGTTAGAATTGGTGTAATAGATACGGATAATGAAAAAAAAATAGAGAATGCTAATACTTCAAAACTAGAGGGTGTATCAGAACTAATTGTTGAATATAATCCTGAGTTACTTAAAAAGTATACTATACATGAAATAGGTGAAAAGTTTATTGAAAATGTTAAACATTATTTTCCTAAAGTATTGTTTCTATATTTACCATTTTTTGCCTTTGTTCTTTGGCTATTTCATAATAAAAAAAAATGGTGGTATTTTGAGCATGGTGTATATACATTGCATTTTTTTTCATCAATATTGTTGCTGTTATCGATAAACGCAATAGTAACGTTTGTATTTGACGAATTGAATTTATCAATTTTAAGCGGACTTTTTGCATTCCTAACATTCTTGTATATAGTTTATGTGTTTTTTCATTCACATCATCTCATGTATTTACAATCAAGATGGGTTTCTCATAGTAAAGCAGTAGTGATTTTGTTCATTAACTTTTTTATTATGATTTTTTTAATGTTGTCGTTATTTTGGTTTTCATTTATAATGTTGTAA